TTGTCTCCTGCTACGTAAAAAGGTTTGTTTTGGAAGTCTAGTAAAGCTGCCTATATTGGCTTTGATTAATTTATCCCTCATGTTGGGTGGTCTTTTATAGCAGGTTAGTGGTTGTTGTTGGAATTCTTTAATTTCCGGATGCGCTTTTGAGAGTAATGACCAGTTTTTTTTGAGAGCTTGTTGTATTTTGGGCATGAGGGGGTGATAAGTGGTAACGCACGCTATTCTATTAGAATTATCCTGTTTGGTTTGAGGTGGTGTAGGTGGATTCTTTAGATCATAGAGGGCTTTTTTTAGAATGGCCTTTGGGTAGCCCCTTTGTGTGAATCTGTCAGTCATGCTATCGAATCTTGTGTTTTTCATGGTGATGTCAGTAACAATACGATCAACGCGTGTATATTGGGAACGTGTTAGCGATTTTTTTTGTGGCTCTAGGGTGACAGCTATTGAAAAGGAGGAGACTGTTCCGGTCCGTGGGTTTGTGGTATAGATCTATGTCTATAGATCCTgcttggtcaatcctgaccagggTGTCTAGGAAACTAATTTCCTTTTTGCTGATGTGTGAGGTGAATCCCAATTCGCTATAAGTATTGTTGAGATCTGTGATGAAATCGTCTATGGTGGATATAGGACCCTTCCAGATGCAgaaaatatcatcaataaagcGAAGCCATATATGGGCATGTTGTTGAAACAGGGGGTGGGTGTAGACGTAATCTTCCTCAAATTTTATCATGAACGCGTTGGCATAAGGTGGGCCACGTTGGATCCCATAGCGGTACCTATCTTTTGGCCATAATAGGTATCCCCgaacaagaattttttttttgtaagtataaTCTCTAATAGTTTTAGGCAACATTCCCGTTGTAGGTTACTGAGATTAGATTGTTCATTGAGGAGTCTTGCCGTGGCTTGTATACCCTTCTCATGTGTGATGGAAGTGTATAAACTGTTGACATCTAGTGTCAACAGGTTACAGTCTATCAATTTGTCCATGTCTTGTAGTTTTTTCAGAAAATAGGAGGTGTCAAGTATGAAGGACCTAGATGTTTTAATCAGGGGGGTCATAATTTTTTCTAGGTAAATGGCCAGAGGGGAAAAGATGGACTCAGTAGAAGCAACAATAGGGCGTCCTGGAGGTTTCGTCAaatttttatggattttgggtagGGTGTAAAATACTGGGGTGATGGGATCTCTTTTCGTAAGAAAGATGACGGTTTTGGGGTCTATGACGCCTAATGTTGAATATGAGTTGATGGTGCGAGAAATTAATTCCTGTATGTGTGGAGTAGGATCTCTTGGTAGTATTTCATATGTTTCTGTATCAGAAAGTTGCCTGTTAATTTCCGCCAGATAGTCTCCCTTGTCCATGACGACAAGGGCTCCACCTTTGTCCGCAGGTTTAATGATTATGTCCTTATTCAACTGTAATGAATTAAGAGCTATTTTCTCTTCCTGAGATAAATTGTTGGTATGTTTGAATTGGCCTTCCATGTTTGCCTTGAGAATGTTGCCTACTAATTTCTGGGAAAGGGAGATATATGTCTCTATGGGATGTTGATTTTTTGGGGGCATAAAGGAACTCTTGTTCCTGAGTCCCAAGTTTTTAATGGATAATGGTCCTGGTTCAGTAACAGGGGTAGGATGTTCCGATGTTAGTCCCTGGAAATGGGCTTTAAGTCTTATGGTCCGGTAGAATTTCTGTAGTTCTTGTTCTAATAAGAACGTGTTGAGTGTGGGTGTAGGACAAAATGATAAGCCCTTCTTTAGGACTGTAATCTGTATGGGTGATAGGTTGGTGGATGAAATGTTGATGACTAGATTGTCCTCCCTACCTGGGAGCGTGTCTGTATGCGTCCCTCTTGGTTTCCTCCCGCCCCACCTGGTCCTCCGCGTCTTGATTTGCCCCTCCGTGGGGCGTTGCCTAAAAAACGGGGTTCGTGATGTCCGGATCTGTCACTGTCGGATGCCGAAGAGCCAGAATAGTGTGGATGTCTGTATCCTCGGTAGTATTGTTGCTGTTGATTTCCTTTCCAGCGGTAGACTCTCTCTAATTTGTAGTCTTCGGCGCCTCGTACAAACTTCTGTCGCTTTCCTTGTTCCGCGTACTTTTGGTATTCTTGTAGTTGTTTATTGATCCTTTCTTTGGTTTTAGTGATTTCTTCTTCCGGTGTAGTTGAAGTCAGCTGGTCTTCGGTTGTCTTGATCTGTAAGGCTAGTTTGCCAATTGATGTTTGTAATTCTTCTATAGTTAGTAAGATCAGGTCAAGAGAGCACTTGTTCAGAATGCTCTCGAAGCGTTCGCAGAATTCTTTTTTCTCTGAAAAGAGTGTAGGTCGGAGATGAGATCTCAGGCCTCTCGGAATCCACTTGTTTTTATAGTATTCAGTGAGTGTGCTGCAGTGTAGTTCCCATCCGATAAGTCGCTTGCGGTCCCGCTCGTATTCGCGAATTTTCATTTCATGGTTAGGTATGTGCAGGAACTCATTAGGTAAGTTTCCCCTGGACACTATATTCTCTGCTGTAATAGTATCATATGAAAAGGTATTCGTCATGCTTGTTTGAAGGTGCTGGTATCACGCAGAAATTGCGTAATcttatagtaaagtgaggaaccacaCTCTGTTCAAGGGTGTCactggtgccaatcaagggcttgtTAAGCCGTTTATCATGAGAGTaaaatattgaggcactcaggtaattctttttgcaatttaaatgaagtttatttcataatctctgcatcatccattcgcCCGTGGTATATATGAGAGCATTAacaacagaatatttctgaccaaacgtttcggtcacggtggaccttcgtcAGTGGTCATATTATCTGGAATAATATTGGATACATGTTCAGGGTTATTCGGATAGCAGAGATGAcgttacataatcataacaaaatCAATATCAATATATAAAAGTCAAATTGAACATGGTTATAGCAGCAAGGCGAAAAATAGTGTCCAATAACTTAACAAATATTATGAAGTATATTTTTCAAATACATATAGGTGCAAATACGACGGGTCCGTGGCATACGGTTTGTAAGGGTAATAGTAGTAAAGTACCAGTATAGTAATGATGGGAGTGACAGGGTTCAATCTGGAGCATGGTATATTATATAGTGTGGTACCACACGTGTATCGCCGAGTACTACTGGTATATGCCGGATCGAGGACATTAGTCCATAATCTATAGTCAGGTATGGAGGAGTCGCTGCACGGCTGTGCCGTTGGTATGATGGTATTTATGTAAGTGCATAAATCCTCTGTGTTGCATATTACAGAGTACTCAGGCAGTGCGGTATTTACACTTTGCATATATCCACTATAACATTCACATATGTGTGGGGGCACAAGCGGCATATCATGTATTGTTCGCATATACCACAGTATTCAAATACACAAAATCATAAATGCAATTATAGTATATGTCATAGTGTATATATCAATATACAACACACTGCATAAAGTTGGTTCAGTGACCCCTTATGTATATATGGAAGCATGGAGGGATGAGAGGCTGCAGGAAGTTTCCATAGTCGAGCAGACTGACATGATAAGAAggtttctgtggaaaaaaaaaagattcagagTTAGAGTAAATTTTCTACCTGAATGGTGGGTGGCTGTATTCTGGGGTGCTGGATGCAGATCTGACCCACATTCTGCCGCGGTTTAAGTAATCCGAGGGGATCGGAGTTCCGGTCatctgaccggaagtgacgcgataTGTGGAACGCAAGTTTGCGTTCCATATGGCGGAGGTGTTAGTGTGGAGCATCGGTAGTGTGATGTGAGGAGGGTAGATGGAGCGCATGTATGCGTTCCAGGTGGCAACATATGGTACAAGTGTCACATCGGTGCAGAACATGGTCTATCTCTGTGTCAAACATAAACTCTTTTTATACTTCTCCCTCCCTTATACCTCACCCTCGTCAGCTTGTAGACAATTCAATGAGTCTGCAGAGGAAAGGAGAAATGCATATCAATATACATCAAAATATCACAGGTTTATGAAGAAATCACATTCTCGGTTCAATCCGTGTGGTGCCAGTGTCCCCAACTTATGGATCCAGAAGGCCTCTCTCTGTTTAAGGAGAAGTGTCCTGTTACCACCTCTCCTTGGTTGGTCAGTTTGTTCCAGGATTTGAAAGCGAAGCTGAGAAATTTGATGTTTTTTCTTAGCAAAATGTTTGGGTATTGGTAAGAAGGTATGTCCTAGTCTGATTGTGGATTTGTGCTTGCTTATCCGGTCCCTGATGTGCTGTGTTGTCTCGCCGACGTACCCGAGGCCACATGGGCATTTTAGTAGATAGACGACAAAACTCGAGTCGCAGGTATAAAAACCCTTTATCGCGATGGTCTTTCCAGTATGTGGGTGTGTGGCATACTCTCCCTTGATTACGCTAGAGCAATGTGCGCAATGTAAGCATGGGTATGTTCCTTGTCTCCTGCTACGTAAAAAGGTTTGTTTTGGAAGTCTAGTAAAGCTGCCTATATTGGCTTTGATTAATTTATCCCTCATGTTGGGTGGTCTTTTATAGCAGGTTAGTGGTTGTTGTTGGAATTCTTTAATTTCCGGATGCGCTTTTGAGAGTAATGACCAGTTTTTTTTGAGAGCTTGTTGTATTTTGGGCATGAGGGGGTGATAAGTGGTAACGCACGCTATTCTATTAGAATTATCCTGTTTGGTTTGAGGTGGTGTAGGTGGATTCTTTAGATCATAGAGGGCTTTTTTTAGAATGGCCTTTGGGTAGCCCCTTTGTGTGAATCTGTCAGTCATGCTATCGAATCTTGTGTTTTTCATGGTGATGTCAGTAACAATACGATCAACGCGTGTATA
This portion of the Bufo gargarizans isolate SCDJY-AF-19 chromosome 1, ASM1485885v1, whole genome shotgun sequence genome encodes:
- the LOC122924764 gene encoding uncharacterized protein LOC122924764, translated to MTNTFSYDTITAENIVSRGNLPNEFLHIPNHEMKIREYERDRKRLIGWELHCSTLTEYYKNKWIPRGLRSHLRPTLFSEKKEFCERFESILNKCSLDLILLTIEELQTSIGKLALQIKTTEDQLTSTTPEEEITKTKERINKQLQEYQKYAEQGKRQKFVRGAEDYKLERVYRWKGNQQQQYYRGYRHPHYSGSSASDSDRSGHHEPRFLGNAPRRGKSRRGGPGGAGGNQEGRIQTRSQTH